In Kocuria turfanensis, a single genomic region encodes these proteins:
- a CDS encoding DNA-methyltransferase, with product MIPFVFDAEGPDAVVAAENLDLLRRLPGGAFRMIYVDPPFNTGRTQRRRASSMTPAADGEGDRTGFAGRSYTTVLGELRSYDDAFADYWGFLEPRLREAWRVLADDGTLYLHLDYREVHYAKVMLDTIFGRECFLNEIIWAYDYGGRSRRRWPAKHDNVLVYVKDPERYLFDSTEVDREPYMAPGLVTPEKVERGKLPTDVWWHTIVSPTGREKTGYPTQKPVGLVRRMVAASSARGDWVLDFFAGSGTLGAAAQQLGRRFVCVDRNPEAVEVMRARLPHAAVRG from the coding sequence GTGATCCCCTTCGTCTTCGACGCCGAGGGCCCCGACGCGGTGGTCGCCGCGGAGAACCTGGATCTCCTGCGGCGGCTGCCCGGCGGGGCCTTCCGCATGATCTACGTGGACCCGCCCTTCAACACGGGCCGCACCCAGCGCCGGCGCGCCTCCAGCATGACCCCCGCCGCGGACGGGGAGGGCGACCGGACCGGCTTCGCCGGGCGCTCCTACACGACGGTGCTGGGCGAGCTGCGCAGCTACGACGACGCGTTCGCCGACTACTGGGGCTTCCTGGAGCCCCGGCTGCGGGAGGCGTGGCGGGTGCTGGCCGACGACGGGACGCTGTACCTGCACCTGGACTACCGGGAGGTGCACTACGCCAAGGTCATGCTGGACACGATCTTCGGCCGGGAGTGCTTCCTCAACGAGATCATCTGGGCCTACGACTACGGCGGGCGCTCCCGCCGCCGGTGGCCGGCCAAGCACGACAACGTCCTGGTCTACGTCAAGGACCCGGAGCGCTACCTGTTCGACAGCACGGAGGTGGACCGGGAGCCGTACATGGCCCCGGGGCTGGTGACCCCCGAGAAGGTGGAGCGGGGGAAGCTGCCCACGGACGTGTGGTGGCACACCATCGTCTCCCCCACCGGGCGGGAGAAGACCGGCTACCCCACCCAGAAGCCCGTGGGCCTGGTGCGGCGGATGGTCGCGGCCAGCTCCGCCCGCGGGGACTGGGTGCTGGACTTCTTCGCCGGCTCCGGGACCCTCGGGGCCGCCGCCCAGCAGCTGGGCCGGCGGTTCGTGTGCGTGGACCGCAACCCGGAGGCGGTCGAGGTCATGCGGGCCCGCCTGCCGCACGCCGCCGTGCGCGGCTGA
- a CDS encoding PHP domain-containing protein, which translates to MKIDLHTHSAESDGTERPADVARAAHAAGLDVFALTDHDTTSGWREAGDAAVALGVAFVPGMEISCTTDTGISVHLLSYLHDPADPALLAEVESSRGSRRTRAQRMVELLSEDYPIDWDVVLDHVHEDATVGRPHIADALVTAGVVEDRSAAFASVLHSRSRYYVPHYAPDPVRAVRLVRAAGGVPVFAHPLAAARGRVVGPEVFEAMIDAGLAGLEVAHRDNPDDARARLVQMASEHDLLVTGSSDYHGTGKPNRLGENLTSVQSLVRIEEQATSGVVVRYP; encoded by the coding sequence GTGAAGATCGACCTGCACACCCACTCGGCGGAATCCGACGGCACGGAGCGCCCGGCGGACGTCGCCCGCGCCGCCCACGCGGCGGGGCTGGACGTCTTCGCGCTGACCGACCACGACACCACGTCCGGGTGGCGGGAGGCCGGGGACGCGGCGGTGGCCCTCGGGGTCGCCTTCGTGCCCGGCATGGAGATCTCCTGCACCACGGACACCGGGATCTCCGTGCACCTGCTGAGCTACCTGCACGATCCCGCGGACCCGGCGCTGCTGGCCGAGGTCGAGTCCTCCCGCGGCTCCCGGCGCACCCGGGCCCAGCGCATGGTGGAGCTGCTCTCGGAGGACTACCCCATCGACTGGGACGTGGTCCTGGACCACGTCCACGAGGACGCCACGGTGGGCCGCCCGCACATCGCCGACGCCCTGGTCACCGCCGGGGTCGTGGAGGACCGCAGCGCCGCCTTCGCCTCGGTGCTGCACAGCCGCTCCCGCTACTACGTCCCGCACTACGCCCCGGACCCGGTGCGGGCGGTGCGCCTGGTGCGCGCCGCCGGCGGGGTCCCGGTGTTCGCGCACCCGCTGGCGGCCGCCCGCGGCCGGGTGGTCGGCCCCGAGGTCTTCGAGGCCATGATCGACGCCGGCCTGGCCGGGCTGGAGGTCGCCCACCGGGACAACCCGGACGACGCCCGGGCGCGCCTGGTGCAGATGGCCTCCGAGCACGACCTGCTGGTGACGGGCTCGAGCGACTACCACGGCACCGGCAAGCCCAACCGCCTCGGGGAGAACCTGACGTCGGTGCAGTCGCTCGTGCGGATCGAGGAGCAGGCCACCTCCGGGGTGGTCGTCCGCTACCCCTGA
- a CDS encoding aminopeptidase P family protein produces MTEHSSTPQDADQPLSDRVENRSQRPDSPAFQQFMASQWADAEPAETRREPVADFAARRRRRLSERFPGERLVLPAGPLKVRSNDTDYRFRPHSAFAHLTGLGVDHEPDAVLVLEPVEEGRGDDGGGHEATLYFHPMAGRDSKEFYADAKNGEFWVGPRPTLEELGTAYGLRTRDLGGLEDAVTKNAGPAALGGLRIRLVREVDLNVDALVDTSRINTGVELESSDALDGELTEALSELRLVKDEHEVEQLREAVHATIAGFTDIVHVLPAAAGHRHRGERMVEGAFFARARTDGNDLGYDTIAACGNNATVLHWIRNTGRVIPGELILVDAGVEADSLYTADITRTLPVNGRYTDVQRRIYQAVLDAADAAFDAAVPGNRFRDVHAAAMEVLARRLESWGLLPVPAEVSLSAEGQHHRRWMPHGTSHHLGLDVHDCAQAKRELYVDGVIEPGMVFTIEPGLYFKAEDLAVPEEYRGIGVRIEDDVLITEDGNVNLSSGLPRTPDEVEAWMTGLWHAREGVDPS; encoded by the coding sequence ATGACAGAGCACAGCAGCACACCCCAGGACGCCGACCAGCCGCTCTCCGACCGGGTCGAGAACCGGTCGCAGCGGCCCGACTCCCCCGCCTTCCAGCAGTTCATGGCCTCCCAGTGGGCCGACGCGGAGCCGGCCGAGACCCGGCGGGAGCCGGTGGCCGACTTCGCGGCCCGGCGCCGCCGGCGGCTCTCCGAGCGGTTCCCGGGCGAGCGGCTCGTGCTGCCCGCCGGGCCGCTGAAGGTCCGCTCCAACGACACGGACTACCGCTTCCGCCCGCACTCCGCCTTCGCCCACCTCACGGGCCTGGGGGTGGACCACGAGCCGGACGCCGTCCTGGTGCTCGAGCCCGTGGAGGAGGGCCGCGGCGACGACGGCGGCGGGCACGAGGCCACCCTGTACTTCCACCCGATGGCCGGGCGCGACTCCAAGGAGTTCTACGCGGACGCCAAGAACGGCGAGTTCTGGGTGGGACCCCGCCCGACCCTGGAGGAGCTGGGCACCGCCTACGGGCTGCGCACCCGGGACCTGGGCGGGCTCGAGGACGCCGTCACCAAGAACGCGGGACCGGCGGCCCTGGGCGGGCTGCGGATCCGCCTGGTGCGCGAGGTCGACCTCAACGTGGACGCCCTGGTCGACACCTCCCGGATCAACACCGGCGTGGAGCTGGAGAGCTCGGACGCCCTCGACGGCGAGCTCACCGAGGCGCTCTCCGAGCTGCGCCTCGTCAAGGACGAACACGAGGTCGAGCAGCTGCGCGAGGCCGTGCACGCGACGATCGCCGGCTTCACCGACATCGTGCACGTGCTCCCCGCGGCCGCCGGCCACCGCCACCGCGGCGAGCGCATGGTCGAGGGCGCGTTCTTCGCCCGTGCCCGGACCGACGGCAACGACCTCGGCTACGACACCATCGCGGCGTGCGGCAACAACGCCACCGTCCTGCACTGGATCCGCAACACCGGCCGGGTGATCCCCGGGGAGCTCATCCTCGTGGACGCGGGGGTGGAGGCCGACTCGCTCTACACCGCCGACATCACCCGCACCCTGCCGGTGAACGGGCGCTACACCGACGTCCAGCGGCGGATCTACCAGGCGGTCCTCGACGCCGCCGACGCCGCCTTCGACGCCGCGGTGCCCGGCAACCGCTTCCGCGACGTGCACGCCGCGGCCATGGAGGTGCTCGCCCGCCGGCTGGAGAGCTGGGGGCTGCTCCCCGTGCCCGCGGAGGTCTCCCTGTCCGCGGAGGGCCAGCACCACCGGCGCTGGATGCCCCACGGCACCAGCCACCACCTGGGCCTGGACGTGCACGACTGCGCGCAGGCCAAGCGGGAGCTGTACGTGGACGGGGTGATCGAGCCCGGGATGGTGTTCACGATCGAGCCCGGCCTCTACTTCAAGGCCGAGGACCTCGCCGTGCCGGAGGAGTACCGGGGCATCGGCGTGCGAATCGAGGACGACGTCCTGATCACCGAGGACGGCAACGTCAACCTCTCCTCGGGGCTGCCGCGCACCCCGGACGAGGTGGAGGCCTGGATGACGGGCCTGTGGCACGCCCGGGAGGGTGTGGACCCGAGCTGA
- a CDS encoding general stress protein has protein sequence MSTPRSLPPASPAVRGLPRGEVIGRYGTYADAQKAVDHLADEQFEVDRIAIVGNDLKSVEQVTGRLSYPKVAGQGALNGMVFGAFLGMILSLLAGGEWVSSLLVSVLLGGAFWMLLATVTYAMQRGKRDFTSTNQIVATSYDVVAAPEVAQRARQVLQGLRGLQSLPLGGSARPGPAQGPAHGQGPAHGQQPPGAPGAPWQRPAYGAPAGQGPGPQTPGQQGPAQQGPAGPAPGPRPEEPVPGRSAGFEDLPDGRPQYGIRLPAGEPARRDAGPAEHGAAPEGGPGEPSAGGSTSADASR, from the coding sequence ATGAGCACGCCACGGTCCCTGCCCCCCGCCAGCCCCGCCGTCCGCGGCCTGCCCCGCGGGGAGGTGATCGGCCGCTACGGCACCTACGCCGACGCCCAGAAGGCCGTGGACCACCTCGCGGACGAGCAGTTCGAGGTGGACCGGATCGCGATCGTCGGCAACGACCTGAAGTCCGTGGAGCAGGTCACCGGCCGGCTGAGCTACCCGAAGGTCGCCGGTCAGGGCGCGCTCAACGGCATGGTCTTCGGCGCCTTCCTCGGGATGATCCTCTCCCTGCTCGCCGGCGGCGAGTGGGTGTCCTCCCTGCTGGTGTCGGTGCTGCTCGGCGGGGCGTTCTGGATGCTGCTGGCCACGGTGACCTACGCGATGCAGCGCGGCAAGCGGGACTTCACCTCCACCAACCAGATCGTCGCCACCTCCTACGACGTCGTGGCGGCCCCGGAGGTGGCCCAGCGCGCCCGCCAGGTGCTGCAGGGGTTGCGCGGGCTGCAGAGCCTGCCGCTCGGCGGGTCCGCCCGGCCCGGCCCCGCGCAGGGCCCGGCGCACGGCCAGGGCCCCGCGCACGGCCAGCAGCCGCCGGGCGCACCGGGGGCCCCGTGGCAGCGCCCCGCCTACGGCGCCCCGGCCGGTCAGGGCCCCGGGCCGCAGACGCCCGGGCAGCAGGGCCCCGCGCAGCAGGGTCCCGCGGGTCCGGCCCCCGGGCCGCGGCCCGAGGAGCCGGTGCCCGGGCGCTCCGCCGGTTTCGAGGACCTCCCCGACGGGCGGCCCCAGTACGGCATCCGCCTCCCGGCCGGGGAGCCGGCCCGCCGCGACGCCGGGCCGGCCGAGCACGGTGCCGCCCCGGAGGGCGGCCCGGGCGAGCCGTCCGCCGGCGGGAGCACGTCGGCCGACGCCTCCCGCTGA
- a CDS encoding magnesium transporter MgtE N-terminal domain-containing protein has product MSSNIDKIFIARLIGLDVFDPLGDRLGRLRDVVVLMRGSSRYGRSSRRPLVVGLVVEVLGKKRVFVPMTRVTSIDADKIISTGLVNLRRFEQRGAETLAVGEVFDRTVVLRDGSGEATVEDMAMERKRNTGDWLITQLFVRRTGTGGGLMRRRNETLIIDWEDAGDPSAAGHQPATQWVASHEEQQPADLADEIHDMSAKRMLEIAHELQDDRLADVLEELPEEDQVYILTNMARDRAATVLEEMEPDDAADLLNELPDAQAEELLALMQPEDAEDVRRLLEYEEGTAGSLMTPVPIILPPEATVAEALAHIRQEELSPAVAAAVIVSRPPLETPTGKYLGMVHTQKLLRYPPPEAVGNLIDRSLEPVSDLASLQDVARELATYDLTIIPVVNDHDRVVGAITIDDVLDALLPEDWRTADDGTPIRKVGKRYE; this is encoded by the coding sequence GTGAGCAGCAACATCGACAAGATCTTCATCGCGCGCCTGATCGGCCTCGACGTGTTCGACCCCCTGGGGGACCGTCTGGGGCGGCTGCGCGACGTCGTCGTGCTGATGCGCGGGAGCTCCCGGTACGGGCGCTCCTCCCGCCGCCCGCTCGTGGTGGGTCTCGTGGTGGAGGTCCTCGGCAAGAAGCGCGTGTTCGTGCCCATGACCCGGGTGACCAGCATCGACGCGGACAAGATCATCAGCACGGGGCTCGTCAACCTGCGCCGCTTCGAGCAGCGCGGCGCGGAGACCCTGGCCGTCGGCGAGGTCTTCGACCGCACCGTGGTGCTGCGCGACGGCTCCGGGGAGGCCACGGTCGAGGACATGGCCATGGAGCGCAAGCGCAACACCGGCGACTGGCTGATCACCCAGCTCTTCGTCCGCCGCACCGGCACCGGCGGGGGCCTGATGCGCCGGCGCAACGAGACGCTGATCATCGACTGGGAGGACGCCGGGGACCCCTCCGCCGCGGGCCACCAGCCGGCCACCCAGTGGGTCGCCTCCCACGAGGAGCAGCAGCCCGCCGACCTCGCCGACGAGATCCACGACATGTCGGCCAAGCGCATGCTCGAGATCGCGCACGAGCTGCAGGACGACCGGCTCGCCGACGTCCTCGAGGAGCTCCCGGAGGAGGACCAGGTCTACATCCTCACCAACATGGCGCGGGACCGCGCGGCCACGGTGCTCGAGGAGATGGAGCCCGACGACGCCGCGGACCTGCTCAACGAGCTGCCCGACGCCCAGGCCGAGGAGCTGCTCGCCCTCATGCAGCCCGAGGACGCCGAGGACGTCCGGCGCCTGCTGGAGTACGAGGAGGGCACGGCCGGCTCGCTGATGACCCCCGTGCCGATCATCCTGCCGCCGGAGGCCACGGTCGCCGAGGCCCTCGCGCACATCCGGCAGGAGGAGCTCAGCCCCGCGGTCGCGGCGGCCGTGATCGTCTCCCGGCCGCCGCTGGAGACGCCCACCGGCAAGTACCTCGGCATGGTGCACACCCAGAAGCTGCTGCGCTACCCGCCGCCCGAGGCCGTGGGCAACCTCATCGACCGCTCGCTCGAGCCGGTCTCCGACCTCGCGTCCCTGCAGGACGTCGCCCGCGAGCTGGCGACCTACGACCTGACCATCATCCCCGTGGTCAACGACCACGACCGGGTGGTCGGGGCGATCACGATCGACGACGTCCTCGACGCCCTGCTGCCCGAGGACTGGCGCACCGCCGACGACGGCACCCCGATCCGGAAGGTGGGCAAGCGGTATGAGTGA
- a CDS encoding DUF1003 domain-containing protein, producing MSEREARRARVNALDQPREHRPGLLDRFRPNPDAFGKWTEGFARFMGTPQFLFWMTVLVALWLGWNTLAPRELQFDSRALNFTLLTLMLSLQASYAAPLLLLAQNRQDDRDRVTQEEDRRRAQQNLADTEYLTREIASLRIALREVATRDFVRSELRTVLEDLLEAQEEAPDADEPAAHPRKSPRRRSRSLDRPAAPETRGIPRV from the coding sequence ATGAGTGAGCGGGAGGCCCGGCGCGCCCGCGTCAACGCCCTGGACCAGCCCCGGGAGCACCGCCCCGGGCTGCTGGACCGGTTCCGGCCCAACCCGGACGCGTTCGGGAAGTGGACGGAGGGCTTCGCCCGCTTCATGGGCACGCCCCAGTTCCTGTTCTGGATGACGGTGCTGGTGGCGCTGTGGCTGGGCTGGAACACCCTCGCCCCGCGGGAGCTGCAGTTCGACTCCCGGGCCCTGAACTTCACGCTGCTGACGCTGATGCTCTCCCTGCAGGCCTCCTACGCCGCCCCGCTGCTGCTGCTGGCGCAGAACCGGCAGGACGACCGGGACCGGGTGACCCAGGAGGAGGACCGGCGCCGGGCCCAGCAGAACCTCGCCGACACCGAGTACCTGACCCGGGAGATCGCGTCGCTGCGGATCGCGCTGCGCGAGGTCGCCACCCGCGACTTCGTGCGCTCCGAGCTGCGCACGGTGCTCGAGGACCTGCTCGAGGCGCAGGAGGAGGCCCCGGACGCCGACGAGCCGGCCGCCCACCCGCGGAAGAGCCCCCGCCGCCGGAGCAGGAGCCTCGACCGACCCGCCGCCCCCGAGACCAGAGGAATCCCCCGTGTCTGA
- a CDS encoding Mrp/NBP35 family ATP-binding protein, whose amino-acid sequence MSDPRADDVLAPEDLHPALRKALDRVLDPELRRPVTELGMIRSAALDDAGRAAVHVLLTISGCPLRSTIEHDVREAVSTVEGVRAVAVEVGVMTPEQRTALKERVGHTRTVPFNDPSSLTRVHAVTSGKGGVGKSTVTVNLAAALAARGRSVGIVDADVHGFSVPGLLGIDRSPTQVGDMILPPVVEVPETARQDTGRAGVLKVISIGMFVDPDQPVAWRGPMLHRAVEQFLTDVHFGDLDHLFLDLPPGTGDVAISVAQLLPTAEVLVVSTPQQAAVEVAERSGALAVQTGQTVAGVIENMAGMPMPDGSVLELFGAGGGARIAESLTRRLGYEVPLLGGVPLDVALREGGDTGRPVVWSAPDSPAAAALRSVADVLGSRPLGLAGRPLGLGPR is encoded by the coding sequence GTGTCTGACCCCCGTGCCGACGACGTCCTCGCCCCCGAGGACCTGCACCCCGCGCTGCGCAAGGCGCTGGACCGCGTGCTCGACCCCGAGCTGCGCCGGCCGGTGACCGAGCTGGGGATGATCCGCTCCGCCGCCCTCGACGACGCCGGCCGCGCCGCGGTGCACGTGCTGCTGACGATCAGCGGCTGCCCCCTGCGCTCGACCATCGAGCACGACGTCCGGGAGGCCGTGTCGACCGTGGAGGGGGTGCGCGCCGTGGCCGTGGAGGTCGGGGTGATGACGCCCGAGCAGCGCACCGCGCTCAAGGAGCGGGTGGGCCACACCCGGACCGTGCCCTTCAACGACCCGTCCTCCCTGACCCGGGTGCACGCCGTGACCAGCGGCAAGGGCGGGGTCGGCAAGTCGACCGTCACCGTGAACCTCGCCGCCGCGCTGGCCGCCCGGGGCCGGTCCGTGGGGATCGTGGACGCGGACGTCCACGGCTTCTCCGTCCCGGGGCTGCTGGGCATCGACCGGTCCCCCACCCAGGTGGGGGACATGATCCTGCCCCCGGTGGTGGAGGTCCCCGAGACGGCCCGGCAGGACACCGGCCGCGCCGGGGTGCTCAAGGTCATCTCGATCGGGATGTTCGTGGACCCGGACCAGCCGGTCGCCTGGCGCGGGCCGATGCTGCACCGGGCGGTCGAGCAGTTCCTCACGGACGTGCACTTCGGGGACCTGGACCACCTCTTCCTCGACCTCCCGCCGGGCACCGGGGACGTCGCGATCTCCGTGGCCCAGCTGCTGCCCACCGCCGAGGTGCTGGTCGTCTCCACCCCCCAGCAGGCCGCGGTGGAGGTCGCCGAGCGCTCCGGAGCGCTGGCCGTGCAGACCGGGCAGACGGTGGCCGGGGTGATCGAGAACATGGCCGGCATGCCCATGCCGGACGGCAGCGTGCTCGAGCTCTTCGGGGCCGGCGGCGGCGCCCGGATCGCGGAGTCGCTGACCCGCCGGCTCGGCTACGAGGTGCCGCTGCTCGGGGGCGTGCCCCTCGACGTCGCCCTCCGGGAGGGCGGGGACACGGGCCGGCCGGTGGTGTGGTCCGCCCCGGACTCGCCCGCGGCGGCGGCGCTGCGCTCGGTGGCCGACGTGCTGGGCTCCCGGCCGCTCGGGCTGGCCGGCCGGCCGCTGGGCCTCGGTCCCCGCTGA
- a CDS encoding Sec-independent protein translocase family protein, with the protein MLGINGGEAIILVLLALFIIGPERLPEYAEKLKEFVKAAKRYATGATEELKETLGPEIADVDWRRLDPRQYDPRTIVRQALLEDDEPARPGPQRSRPSLTRLAPGERAPFDTEAT; encoded by the coding sequence GTGCTCGGCATCAACGGCGGCGAAGCGATCATCCTGGTGCTCCTTGCCCTGTTCATCATCGGGCCGGAGCGGCTGCCGGAGTACGCGGAGAAGCTCAAGGAGTTCGTCAAGGCCGCCAAGCGCTACGCCACCGGCGCCACGGAGGAGCTCAAGGAGACCCTGGGGCCCGAGATCGCCGACGTCGACTGGCGCCGGCTGGATCCCCGCCAGTACGACCCCCGCACCATCGTGCGCCAGGCGCTGCTGGAGGACGACGAGCCGGCCCGGCCCGGCCCGCAGCGCTCCCGGCCCTCGCTGACCCGGCTGGCCCCCGGGGAGCGCGCCCCCTTCGACACCGAGGCGACCTGA
- a CDS encoding O-methyltransferase, with the protein MGADKTTSWSYAEAFAVEDELAYRARERSLALRIPPVTPGTAAALTVLAASARPATVVEVGTGAGVSGLALLRGLPATSVLTTIDTDIRALRAARDTFREAGVPTSRTRTIPGRASLVMPRLSAGAYDLVFLDADSEGTLDYAEEAVRLLRPGGMLVVNDALHQDKVAQPANREENTRTMRAVHRLFRDDERFSTALLTTGSGLLLAVRR; encoded by the coding sequence ATGGGCGCGGACAAGACGACGAGCTGGTCGTACGCCGAGGCGTTCGCCGTGGAGGACGAGCTCGCCTACCGCGCCCGGGAGCGGTCCCTCGCCCTGCGCATCCCGCCGGTCACCCCGGGCACGGCCGCCGCCCTGACGGTGCTCGCCGCGTCGGCGCGGCCCGCCACCGTCGTGGAGGTGGGCACGGGGGCGGGGGTCTCCGGGCTCGCGCTGCTGCGCGGGCTGCCGGCCACGTCCGTGCTGACGACCATCGACACCGACATCCGGGCCCTGCGCGCGGCCCGGGACACGTTCCGGGAGGCCGGGGTGCCGACGAGCCGGACCCGCACCATCCCCGGCCGCGCCTCCCTGGTGATGCCCCGGCTCAGCGCCGGGGCCTACGACCTCGTGTTCCTCGACGCGGACTCCGAGGGGACCCTGGACTACGCCGAGGAGGCGGTGCGGCTGCTGCGTCCGGGCGGGATGCTGGTGGTCAACGACGCCCTGCACCAGGACAAGGTGGCGCAGCCGGCCAACCGCGAGGAGAACACCCGGACCATGCGGGCCGTGCACCGGCTGTTCCGGGACGACGAGCGCTTCAGCACCGCACTGCTCACCACCGGCTCGGGCCTGCTCCTCGCCGTCCGCCGCTGA
- a CDS encoding DUF3117 domain-containing protein gives MAAMKPRTGDGPMEVTKEGRSLIMRVPLEGGGRLVVELKPGEAAELKECLAGVTE, from the coding sequence ATGGCGGCCATGAAGCCGAGAACCGGTGACGGACCGATGGAGGTCACCAAGGAGGGGCGCAGCCTCATCATGCGCGTGCCGCTCGAGGGTGGCGGCCGGCTCGTGGTCGAGCTGAAGCCGGGCGAGGCCGCGGAGCTCAAGGAGTGCCTGGCCGGCGTGACCGAGTGA
- a CDS encoding DivIVA domain-containing protein, with protein MTELFVVLTGLVLLLTVVGVVLLGRDRLSGWTAPARDGIRAERAPDAPLVLPEVMTREDVGRIAFSVRRRGYDPGEVQAVLDRLARQLPAQDPGPGPARRA; from the coding sequence ATGACCGAACTCTTCGTGGTGCTGACCGGCCTGGTGCTGCTGCTGACCGTCGTGGGCGTCGTCCTGCTCGGCCGCGACCGGCTCTCCGGCTGGACCGCTCCGGCCCGGGACGGGATCCGGGCCGAGCGCGCCCCGGACGCGCCTCTCGTGCTGCCCGAGGTGATGACGCGCGAGGACGTCGGGCGGATCGCCTTCTCCGTCCGGCGCCGCGGCTACGACCCCGGGGAGGTGCAAGCCGTGCTCGACCGCCTCGCCCGGCAGCTGCCGGCCCAGGACCCCGGACCCGGTCCGGCGCGGAGAGCGTGA
- a CDS encoding amino acid ABC transporter ATP-binding protein: MSHVNKHFGDLHVLRDINLEVRRGEVVVVIGPSGSGKSTLCRAINRLESIDDGEILIDGKRLPEEGKALARLRADVGMVFQSFNLFAHKSVLQNVTLGPVKVRGRSAGEAKKQAMELLTRVGVANQAEKLPAQLSGGQQQRVAIARALAMEPKVMLFDEPTSALDPEMINEVLDTMVALAKQGMTMIVVTHEMGFARKAADRVVFMADGQIVEENTPEEFFTNPRSARAQDFLGKILGH; encoded by the coding sequence ATGTCGCACGTCAACAAGCACTTCGGGGACCTCCACGTGCTCCGGGACATCAACCTGGAGGTGCGCCGCGGCGAGGTCGTCGTGGTGATCGGCCCGTCCGGGTCCGGGAAGTCGACCCTGTGCCGCGCGATCAACCGGCTCGAGAGCATCGACGACGGGGAGATCCTCATCGACGGCAAGCGGCTGCCCGAGGAGGGCAAGGCCCTCGCGCGGCTGCGCGCGGACGTGGGCATGGTCTTCCAGTCCTTCAACCTCTTCGCCCACAAGTCGGTGCTCCAGAACGTGACCCTCGGACCCGTCAAGGTCCGTGGCCGCTCGGCGGGCGAGGCGAAGAAGCAGGCCATGGAGCTGCTGACCCGCGTGGGCGTGGCGAACCAGGCCGAGAAGCTGCCGGCCCAGCTCTCCGGCGGCCAGCAGCAGCGCGTGGCGATCGCCCGCGCCCTGGCCATGGAGCCGAAGGTCATGCTCTTCGACGAGCCGACCTCCGCCCTCGACCCCGAGATGATCAACGAGGTGCTCGACACCATGGTCGCCCTGGCGAAGCAGGGCATGACGATGATCGTGGTGACCCACGAGATGGGCTTCGCCCGCAAGGCCGCCGACCGCGTCGTGTTCATGGCCGACGGGCAGATCGTCGAGGAGAACACCCCCGAGGAGTTCTTCACCAATCCGCGCTCCGCGCGCGCCCAGGACTTCCTGGGCAAGATCCTCGGCCACTGA
- a CDS encoding glutamate ABC transporter substrate-binding protein — translation MRNTKPLGLAAMAAAAALTLTACGGGGEQAGGGETGGSGESVRIGIKYDQPGLGFRDGDQYTGFDVDVAKYVANELGYAEDQIEWVESPSANRENMLANDQVDMIFATYSITEERDQTVDFAGPYFVAGQDLLVRSDDTSITGPDDLEGKNLCSVTGSTSAQKVKEDQPGANLVEQPGYADCLTALESGQVDAVTTDDIILAGLAATEANQGKFKVVGNTFSEERYGVGLPQGSDQCEAVNEAITKMIDEGAWEEAVTANTEGADYQYNAELNPPEPEPCGE, via the coding sequence ATGCGCAACACCAAGCCCCTCGGACTCGCCGCGATGGCCGCGGCCGCGGCCCTGACCCTCACTGCGTGCGGCGGCGGCGGGGAGCAGGCCGGCGGCGGGGAGACCGGCGGGTCCGGCGAGTCCGTCCGGATCGGCATCAAGTACGACCAGCCGGGCCTCGGCTTCCGGGACGGCGACCAGTACACCGGCTTCGACGTCGACGTCGCCAAGTACGTCGCCAACGAGCTCGGCTACGCGGAGGACCAGATCGAGTGGGTGGAGTCCCCCTCGGCCAACCGCGAGAACATGCTCGCCAACGACCAGGTGGACATGATCTTCGCGACCTACTCGATCACCGAGGAGCGCGACCAGACCGTGGACTTCGCCGGCCCGTACTTCGTGGCCGGCCAGGACCTGCTGGTCCGCAGCGACGACACCTCGATCACCGGCCCGGACGACCTCGAGGGCAAGAACCTGTGCTCGGTGACGGGTTCGACCTCCGCGCAGAAGGTCAAGGAGGACCAGCCCGGCGCCAACCTCGTCGAGCAGCCCGGCTACGCCGACTGCCTCACCGCGCTGGAGTCCGGCCAGGTGGACGCCGTGACCACGGACGACATCATCCTCGCGGGCCTGGCCGCGACCGAGGCCAACCAGGGCAAGTTCAAGGTGGTGGGCAACACCTTCTCCGAGGAGCGCTACGGCGTGGGCCTGCCCCAGGGCTCCGACCAGTGCGAGGCCGTCAACGAGGCCATCACCAAGATGATCGACGAGGGCGCCTGGGAGGAGGCGGTCACCGCCAACACGGAGGGGGCCGACTACCAGTACAACGCTGAGCTGAACCCGCCGGAGCCCGAGCCCTGCGGCGAGTGA